The following is a genomic window from Nicotiana tabacum cultivar K326 chromosome 3, ASM71507v2, whole genome shotgun sequence.
TACATGTAAACCAGATGTTGTGACATTTGGTATTCTCATCAATCATTTATGCAAAAGTTACAAGGTCGATGAGGCAATGCATGTGTTTGAGAAGATAGGAGGCAGTGAAAGTGATGGCATTCTTGTTAAGCCTGACCTTGTTCTCTACAATACATTGATTGATGGGCTTTGTAAGGTAGGGAGGCAAGAAGAAGGGTTTAAGTTGATGGTAAAGATGAGGCTGGAGAGTGGATATGAACTTAATACTGTTACTTATTGCTTGATAGATGGTTTCTGTAAAGCAAGCGAGATTGAGAAGGTCATACGAGCTTTTTGACCAGATGAAAAAAGGCAGGGTAGTGCCAAATGTGATTTCTCTAAATACTTTGCTTGATGGAATGTGCAAGCATGGGAAACCTGATCGCTACACCTACAACACTTTGATATCATATTTCAGCCAGAAGGAGCAATTTGCAACTGCCCATAGAGTTATGAAGAGGATGATTGATGATGGTTATTTTCCTAATGTTGTTACATATGGAGCACTAATGCATATTGTTTAGGTGGAAATGTTGACGAAGCTATGAAAATATTCCAGAATATGTGTTCTTCTACAAATGTGCCACCAAACACTGCCATATACAATACTTTGATCGACGCTCTCTGCAAGAGTGACAAAGTAGAAACTGGAATTTCTTTGTTGGGTGATATGAAGGACAAAGGGGATTGAGTATTGAAGGAATTGTTTTCCACAGGCCAGATTAAGCAAAAGTTAAACAATATTGGTAAACACATTCTCTTGACCTTCCTTGATCCAAAAACTAGTTGCTGCTAGACATACTCTAGAAATTTAAATTATTGGCTAAAACTAAGCATACATCAAGGGCAGCAAACTAATAATCCTATGCTACAGTCCATTAAGGTTTGCATTAATATATTTCTTACATAATGCTTTTCACTtatagaaagaaaaaatgaatagAACAAAAAAGAGTTTATGTGAAAGCACAGAAAAGTACCACAAGACGACGGAGTATTTCTAACTACATTATGCATATTGGGTGATTCTGGTATTCGCTCATGGTCACGGTTGGTATCAACGACTTGATAAATATTAAGACGTAAAATTATTTTAGTTGTATGTATATTTAGTATGTACTAAAGTTTACAGAGTACAAGAAGTAACAGTATTTGTAACAGTgaacaaacaagaaaaagaaaactaccaaataCATACCCACACACATATTTTATAACAAACCTTGAAAGTTACAAGAAGTGAAACTTTCCTCATGACTCTTAAGTCTATATATAGCTACTAATTGGAACAAGCATTTCTTAGCCTATATACGCCAAAAACTTTTGAAATTGAGTTACTTGTCCAGTTGAGACTCCATTGATATTTTGAGGCATAGGTAACTCATTTGGAgcaattttattttgttattcatTTACCTCTTTTAACTCTGTTATCTCGTGCTTTAGTTTTTGTACAACCTCATCAGACGAATCCTCTATAATAATATTTCCTAAGGAAGATCTACTGCCCCACAACATAGAAGGAGTTGGACGAAGTCCTAAACCACGAACATACCCACTTTTATTATTTCTAAGCACTTGGGAATACACATCTCCTTCCCAAGCAACACTGCGGAGAGGTTGGTCATTTGATCCGTCAGTATCCCCCAACCTTTCGTTCATCATGTCCTGATTAATTAAGGGCATAACATAGTTAACAATACATTAAATTTAATacaccaaaaatccaattttcaaTTCAGTTATTCTCTTTAAGTTATCTTTTTTTTAAATCTATTTCCTAGTTCAAGAtataaaagaaagagaagaaatctTTTTTTTATAAGGAATAAAGAGAAGAAATCTTACAACTGCCTTTGCAGATTCCTCATCCAATAGTCTACCATCCTTACGTTTTTTGTGTGTCAGTATAAATATTTCTGCTCGTGTAGGCTCTATATCATTCTTGGCCTATTACAATAAATTTGATGTCAAATCTGTACGATAAAagagttttaaaatattttattttgtaattatACATGTACCTGCTCATCTATTAAGGTGGCAATACTTTTGGATCCTCCTGTGTGAGGTATATTTTGTTTAAccctattatttctatttgccTGGGTACACATCTATCATTGCAAcataaaataatcaaaacaatATAACAATTAGCAACTAATGAAAATAATCAAAAGACTATAATAATAAGCAACTAATTGtgcatttttaaaatttaaagtttataCCTTAGCTTTATCAGAAAGCCAATAAGAAACAAGACCAGTCCATTGATCCCTTGGTATGCGACTTGCTGGTCTATTCTTCAGCAAAGCATCTTTGGTTTTATATTTTTCCAAATATTCACATTTTAAATCGGATTTGtaatcttttcatttttttccaatTGACTTTACGACATATGCTTCTCCACGTGTTGGGATAGAGAACTTTTTCTAAAACCAAAAGCAAACATTTAGCAATAACATATTTTTACAAGaataacagcaacaacaacaataataataataatagcaataataactataacaacaacaacaacaacaacaacaacaacaacaataacaataataataataataataataataataataataataataataataataataataataataataataataataataataataataataacaactccATACCCTTACAAACTCTagcaatttcttcttttcttctttatcaaAACTTCGCCAATCATCTATGTGTAGAGGTGTTAGATCTGGAGTTCTTGCGATAATGCCTAGAAAGCTAGCAAGCTTTCGACCCTCTTTTCCGATGGCTTGGTTGCGATTATTAAATTGCACATCAATTTTCTTCCCTGGAGGTAATTtccaaatatattttaataatgtAGGCCCACGAACCTTCCTAGCTTCTGAATTGCCTAACATTAAAAACTATTGAATGTCATGAAATTCATATACAGAATATCCATTTTCATACCTAAATATTATACCCTTGAAATGGcatttctatttcaatttccTTTAAAATAATGCAAACTAAAAGGAGCTGCATTGAGTAACTTCATTGAGTTTATAACAAACTTGTAATGATAAAGCAAAGAGTAATAATCTTTGTATTAAGAAACTGGAAGATTTAGTAACAAGTGTTACCTGATTCTTCATTCTCTTGAACTTCAGTGCCAGAAGAACTATACAATTCAGTAGATTGATTATCATGTGATTGGGTCTGAGAGTGGTTCTGACCATCCATCAATTGCTCAATATAAGGTCGTACACTTTCATAATCATGTTGTTCAATTACCAATCTTTTGCCACCTCTAGTCCGCATAGTTCCTTCGCCAAAATAAAGTAGTTAACTAACTACATTCAGTTGTACTAGTACCAGATTAACTCCAATGGATCTACCGGCACATAAGCATCATCCACATCTCaagttataaaaaaatatataaaccaCAATTTGtgcacaaaaaatatacaaaaacaaaGCCTTAATGCAAAGATAGTCCTCGAGTTAAGAGCTATTTGTGCACcagaaaatatatattattatccAGTGGTAGAAACACCTTAGCATCTCATAATCCAAGAGCTATAGCAGCAAAAGAAGTAACAATAAGCACAGAAAACTCACACAAATATTGGTTAATCCACCAATATAAGAATAGATAATCTATAGCTTACTAACATGCATGTTCTGTGGAATGTGActtaaattaaaaacaaaaaaaaatatcataTTCAATTCACTGGAAACAAATATCAAATACCTAAAAGTACTCTAATAACACCagcaaaaaatatttaataactaCCATCTATCTTATTCTCAATCACTTTCATTTTCAATGTATGTTCCTCCATCAACATGAGCTTCACCTTCATTTGGATAATTTCGAGAATGTATATTCATATCAATTACTATCCCATCGACACCGCTTCTTACCTAATCATGACATTCATATTCTGAATCAATAGTATTTTCTAAGAGCGTCGAGCCAGTGGCATCGCTCTGCATTGATGATTCAAACTTTATACTATTTTCCTCTCCCATATCAAAAATATCTCGAGGTTTAATTAACCTAGGGACAAACCATTCATGATCCTTAGGATCTTGTACAAATATTACTTGTTGAGCTTGTTCTGCAAAGACAAAAGGCTCATGACTTTCTCGATCGCCAGAGTCTATTAGGTGTGAGAAGTTTACTAGTGTAAAACATAAGTCATCCTCCTTAACTCATATACCTTTGGTTACATCAACCCAATCGCACTTAAACAAGACAACCTTAAATTCTTCATAGTAGTTTAACTCCACAATATCATTTAATCTCCCATAATAGTTGATATTTACAGATTTTGGAGCTTTGTCACTTGTACTTGcataacttttagtttttggaACGACCATAACACCACTATTTTGTGTCTCCATGAACTCTTTACTTTGTTTCATTCGAAATCGATACCCATTAATTACATTGAACGCCTTGAATCTTCTTGCAATGCAACTTGGACCTTTCGCAAGGACCTTAAATACATAACTGCATATTGATATAAGTACACGCACAATAATTTAAAATTGCTAATGACATAATCTAACTACTCACTTTTTCCTTGAACCACTCATGAAATGTATCAAAATGCAACCGATCGAGTTGATGTTGTGTAAGACGACGCTTACGATGTAATCTCTTGATTTCAGCAATATGTTCTGTATTTATGTAAGTCACATATATTAATTTTGCTATCAAATAAggtaatatataaatatttaattaataataGATTACCACTCACTTTTTGTAATTCTCAACCACATCTGATTCACAATTGAAAAGCACATGTCGATGTGCTTGCAACCATGTTTTCTCATCCAACTCAAATACATCTACTTGACCATACAGCTCCCTAACAGTAGGGAAAAGACATCCTTCTCTATTAGTCTCATGCTCAATCTCAACATCACTTTTTTTTTACCAATAAGACCGTAAATGTCTACCCTCCAAATATCGCGAGCAAAATTCATGCACTCATTTGCGATATATGCTTCTGCTATTGAACCTTCTGGGTTTGCACGATTACAAACATATGATTTTAAGTACACAAGTATCTGTAGAATAAAGTAATTTATTAATCTAATATTTTTATAGTTAATAAAAGCTTAAGATATACAATAATAATTTAATGATATTCTTCATGCCTCTCAATTGGGTACATCTAATGATAATGCACTGGCCTCACAAGTTTAGCCTCAGTTGTCAAGTGAATGACCAAGTGTACCATAATAGTAAAGAATGACGGGAGGAAGAGTTTTTTCATATTAGACAATGTTACTGCAATTTTTTCTTCAAGTAACTCTAACTCTTCTATTTTAAGTACTTTGCTACAAAGAACCCGAAAAAATGTGCATAGTTCAATTAAAACAGAACTGACTCTTTTATATGTTGACCTTCGCAATGCAAAAGGAAGAAATTCTTGCATTATAACATGGCAATCATGAGTTTTTAGCCCCGATATTTTTCGTTTGCGAATGCAACATGAGATATTAGACGCATGGCCATGTGGAAACTTGGCGTTTTGCAGTACTTCATAAAATAACTCTTTTTCTGTTGGAGACATTGTGAAAAAGTAGCATGAAGGTATGTCCTCCCACTAGCTCGAGTTTGAGGCCATAAGCTTGGTCTTATTTTCATCTCCTTCAAGTCTAATCGAGCTTCTACGTTATCTTTTGACTTTTTACCAAGACCCAATAATGTATAAATTAAGTTATCACACACATTCTTTTCTATGTGCATCACATCAAGATTATGATGCATCAAGTTATACTCCCAATAAGGAAGATTGAAAAAATTACTTCTCTTTTTTCATGTGTTTTTCATAACCCCGCCTACATCTTCACTTGATTGACCGAGAGTGAACTTTATATCTCTAACTTGATTTAGAACTAGTGATCCAGATACTGAATAAGGTGCAGGTCTTAATTCTTTAGTCCCATCAAACGACTTTGCATCATTTCAATATTTGTGCCCAGGCTTCAAGAAACGTCGATGGCccatataacaaaaaaaaaattccatgTTTGAGTCTTCTAGATTCAGTGTTTATGTTACAAGAACGGCATGCAAATTTACTATAAGTGCACCATCCAAAGAGATTACCATATGCTGAAAAATCATTTATAGTCCACATGAGAGCTGCTCGCATTTTAAATGTCTCCTTAGCAAAGGCATCATATATTTCTACCCTGACATCCCATAATTCAATTAACTCTTCTATTAAAGGTTCCAGAAAGACATCAATGTTATTGCCGGGCCATTTTGGTCCAGGAATAAGTAATGACAAAATAAAAAACTCTTCTTTCATGCACATCCAAGGTGGGAAATTATATGGCATTATAATCACTGGCTATGTACTATGAACAGTTCGCATTGTACCAAATGGATTAAATCCATCAGAAGCTAATCCTAGATGAATATTACGGGCATCTCTAGCGAATTCTGGATATTTATTATCGAAACTTTTCCAAGCTTCAGAATCTACAGGATGTCGTAAAACTCCATCTTTGTTGCGTTCTTCATGATGCCACCGCATAAGCTTAGAAGTTTCTGAAGACATAAATAATCTTTGTAACCTTGGTTTTAAAGGAAAATACCTTAGAACTTTGGCTGGGATTTTTCTATCAATTTTTTTCGATCTAGAAGCCTCACAAATTAAGCATTTATTAACATCCTTACTGGCAAATTTATTCCTAAAAAGTATGCAATCATTGGGACAAACATGAATTTTTTTGTACTTTAAGCCCAGTACTTCAAGTATCTTTTTAGTCTCATAGAAAGAAGGAGGCTACTTTTCACCCTCAGGCAGAGCATCTTTTAATAGTCCAAGCAAAGCATTAAAAGATTCATTTGTCCATTTGAACGACCATTTCATATTGTAGAGATGCAACAGAAATGACAGTTTATTAAACTTCTTGCATCCAGGATATAGTTCTTCATTTGAATCCTTCAAGAGTTGTTCAAACTTATTCACCTCTAGATGAGATTGATTTATAGATGGATTAGTATTATTTTCTTCTGAGTTTGGCTCCATCTCACCCCTTTCACTAATATCACTATCCATAGACTGGGTAAAGCCTCCAGAAACATCATGTATCATTCCTCTCATATCATCACCCCTTGTAGTTAATTGTCTGTAATTATTTACATGAGTACTATTTGATTCATTCAGAGACTCCCCATGACAAAATAAAGTATCATGTGATGGCATAACACCATTAACCACAAGATGATCATATGCAGTTGCCCGATTTATTTGATAGTATAGCACACATTGTGAACAAGGACATGAAATTGTTTCTCTTTCACGAAAGGCGTAGTTTAGAAAATTCTCTACTCCATCCAAATATTCTTTACTGACTCTATCATAATACATCCATTTCTTACTTCTAGGCTTGTCCATGACTGTTCAatgatttatttttcttttctgcaATTACAATAATAGCTAAAAATAATTTAGTACAAAGAGAAAATAACCTAAATGGTAGTTCTAGAAAAATGTAGTTATAGATGAGATATTAACATGATTATATAGCTCAAAGAAGTCATTTCAATAATAAAATTAAGGATTGGGAACAAATTAAAAACAGTAAGAAATGCACATTAAACTATTATTTGGTATTAGAATACCAGTTTctagttgtttttttttttgtattcttaATGTGCATATTCAGCTGGCTCAAAAACGACTTCACAGATGTATAATCATTAAGAAGCACCTAAGACGACTGCTCGCAAACTATAACTAAAATTCATTATAATGCAATTTTGCTCAATGAATCAACACCAATTAAACACCTAATAAGCCGCATTACAAAACGAATTCATGAAAACTAAATAACACTATCAAACTGTGGAAAACCTAACTACCCAATACTGTTTTTTAAAGAATCTTTAATCGCCACATGAATTCCATGGaataaaatttcagatttttttcaCCATTAAATTTCACTATTGACACATCAGAATGATAAAAAAGTGTTCAACCTGAAGTTTAATTTGAtatttgaatttttgagaagttaatatatataaaataattggGAGGGAGAAGTAGCACCATAGAATCCAGAGATATAGCACAAAAATAAATATCTCAGAAAGCAAAAAAGTGCAAATCAAATTAAAGTTATAATTATCAATAGAAAAAATTTCATCCTTCACCTCAAGAACATGAATCAATCTGAGAATATCTTAAAAGATAGATATAGAGATAGAGGTGTATAAAGAGAAATTAAGAGAAAGATATAAAAGTATAGAAAAATAGATAGAAACCATACCATTCAATTGGCGAAAATTTTGGTTGCTAGAGGCGAAGGTTTTCTTACACCAGGAAAATTGTAAAAGCTTTTTTAAGAATGAGACCTAATTCTTAGAGGCGTAGGTTTTCCTTTTTTGGGCAAATCAGAGAAGTGATATAATATTTAGGCGGCAGAAGATTTAGAGGGGAAAAAAATTGAAGGGAAAAGAAAAGGTAAAAATAAAAGCTTAGCAGACTAATTCTCTTGAATCACCACAAAAATATACTTTTTGCTGACAAATATTTATTAGCCGCTAATGTTTTTCCTTCGCTAAATAATTTAGCAGCAATTAAGTTATTGCCATTAAATAATTGCCGCTAAAGACCTTTTTTGTTGTAGTGATAAGAGTagtatatttcttagctggagatatattcagtgtctgatggctggattgatagtgaatttgctttgtgtatgCATGCTTGTGAATGCTATCGCTACGTCAAATGTGTCTGCGTTcaaaaaaaattgtaagttttgtgagggggaggttggttcgtgcttctgtcCGTTGGCCTTGCTTTGCTCCATTCTGGAGGCCCTTTCCAGTctccctgggtaacacctgactgttacgaaaatagagtttttgaaaatatgcaattattgataa
Proteins encoded in this region:
- the LOC107779128 gene encoding uncharacterized protein LOC107779128 isoform X2, which codes for MCTQANRNNRVKQNIPHTGGSKSIATLIDEQAKNDIEPTRAEIFILTHKKRKDGRLLDEESAKAVDMMNERLGDTDGSNDQPLRSVAWEGDVYSQVLRNNKSGYVRGLGLRPTPSMLWGSRSSLGNIIIEDSSDEVVQKLKHEITELKEVK
- the LOC107779128 gene encoding uncharacterized protein LOC107779128 isoform X1 — translated: MVRTTLRPNHMIINLLNCIVLLALKFKRMKNQAKNDIEPTRAEIFILTHKKRKDGRLLDEESAKAVDMMNERLGDTDGSNDQPLRSVAWEGDVYSQVLRNNKSGYVRGLGLRPTPSMLWGSRSSLGNIIIEDSSDEVVQKLKHEITELKEVK
- the LOC107779128 gene encoding uncharacterized protein LOC107779128 isoform X4; this translates as MVRTTLRPNHMIINLLNCIVLLALKFKRMKNQAKNDIEPTRAEIFILTHKKRKDGRLLDEESAKAVDMMNERLGDTDGSNDQPLRSVAWEGDVYSQVLRNNKSGLNSTM
- the LOC107779128 gene encoding uncharacterized protein LOC107779128 isoform X5, which produces MVRTTLRPNHMIINLLNCIVLLALKFKRMKNQAKNDIEPTRAEIFILTHKKRKDGRLLDEESAKAVDMMNERLGDTDGSNDQPLRSVAWEGDVYSQVLRNNKS
- the LOC107779128 gene encoding uncharacterized protein LOC107779128 isoform X3, encoding MRTRGGKRLVIEQHDYESVRPYIEQLMDGQNHSQTQSHDNQSTELYSSSGTEVQENEESGNSEARKVRGPTLLKYIWKLPPGKKIDVQFNNRNQAIGKEGRKLASFLGIIARTPDLTPLHIDDWRSFDKEEKKKLLEFVRVK
- the LOC142178153 gene encoding uncharacterized protein LOC142178153, which encodes MDKPRSKKWMYYDRVSKEYLDGVENFLNYAFRERETISCPCSQCVLYYQINRATAYDHLVVNGVMPSHDTLFCHGESLNESNSTHVNNYRQLTTRGDDMRGMIHDVSGGFTQSMDSDISERGEMEPNSEENNTNPSINQSHLEVNKFEQLLKDSNEELYPGCKKFNKLSFLLHLYNMKWSFKWTNESFNALLGLLKDALPEGEKNKFASKDVNKCLICEASRSKKIDRKIPAKVLRYFPLKPRLQRLFMSSETSKLMRWHHEERNKDGVLRHPVDSEAWKSFDNKYPEFARDARNIHLGLASDGFNPFGTMRTVHST